From a single Raphanus sativus cultivar WK10039 unplaced genomic scaffold, ASM80110v3 Scaffold3169, whole genome shotgun sequence genomic region:
- the LOC130506382 gene encoding probable serine/threonine-protein kinase PBL20 — translation MNCLFMFKSKKPKSRRHLKKESKDIRGRHLLQKSAPELSTTGKNQTTSTSFNLPTPRSLPSPTSVRDLYTEREQNQNLRVFSYMELSEATCGFDRKLQIGEGGFGNVYKATINNLAGGDSDSVPLTVAVKRLKKQSQQGHKQWLAEVQLLGVVNHPNVVKLLGYCSEDTERLLVYELMSNLSLEDHLFTRRTLTLPWKQRLEIMLGAAQGLAYLHEIQVIYRDFKSSNVLLDDDFNQKLSDFGLAREGPEGDNTHVTTARVGTEGYAAPEYVETGHLRKQSDIYSFGVVLYEIITGRRTVERMKPSAEKKLLEWVKLYPVNSKSFMMIVDSKLQSKYPVAMVRRVAKLADHCLKKNDTERPTMAFVVESLSKIIEESNTGDMMSSVGESTRGVTRA, via the exons AGCTCCAGAATTATCGACCACAGGAAAGAACCAGACGACGTCTACTTCGTTCAATCTCCCAACACCGAGATCTCTGCCGTCTCCAACAAGTGTAAGAGACTTGTACACAGAAAGAGAGCAAAATCAAAACCTGAGGGTTTTCTCTTACATGGAACTCAGTGAAGCCACGTGTGGGTTTGACAGAAAGCTTCAGATAGGGGAAGGTGGGTTTGGTAATGTTTATAAGGCTACCATTAACAACCTCGCTGGAGGAGATTCTGATTCTGTTCCACTTACCGTCGCCGTTAAGAGACTCAAAAAACAAAGTCAACAG GGGCACAAGCAATGGCTTGCCGAGGTTCAGTTATTAGGCGTTGTTAATCACCCAAACGTAGTGAAGCTCTTAGGATATTGCTCAGAGGACACAGAGAGGCTTTTGGTTTATGAGTTGATGTCTAATCTAAGCTTAGAGGATCATCTCTTCACTCGAAGAACCCTAACTTTGCCTTGGAAACAAAGGCTTGAGATCATGCTCGGTGCAGCTCAAGGATTGGCTTATTTGCATGAAATCCAG GTAATATACAGAGACTTCAAATCATCAAACGTGCTTTTGGATGatgattttaatcaaaaattatCGGATTTTGGTCTGGCTAGAGAAGGTCCCGAAGGAGACAATACTCATGTTACAACCGCA AGAGTAGGAACCGAGGGCTATGCAGCTCCTGAGTACGTAGAAACCGGCCATCTCAGGAAACAAAGCGATATATATAGCTTTGGAGTTGTTCTGTACGAGATCATAACTGGTCGCCGCACAGTCGAGCGAATGAAACCTTCGGCAGAAAAAAAACTTCTAGAATGGGTCAAACTATATCCTGTTAATAGCAAAAGCTTTATGATGATCGTTGACTCGAAGCTACAAAGCAAGTATCCAGTTGCTATGGTCAGGAGAGTAGCTAAACTGGCTGATCATTGTCTGAAGAAGAACGATACAGAGAGGCCCACCATGGCCTTTGTCGTTGAAAGTCTCAGTAAGATCATTGAAGAATCAAATACCGGAGATATGATGAGTTCTGTTGGAGAATCTACCAGAGGGGTTACGAGAGCCTAG